TTCGTAGGTGAGCGTCAGCTTGACACCATTTTCTTCATCATCGATGGTCAGCCAAGCCGCATCTGAAAACACAGCACTGACCGCACTATCCAGCAAAATTTCATAGACTTTCTCTTCACTCTCACCTGCGGGGATAGACTGGCTGAGGCGCTGAAAGTTGACCGCTTCTTTGATCTTGCGCTCAAACACTGATGTAGTCGGAAGATTAAACAATATTACCAAAAAGGAAATCAAAGCATAAACGACTATGAAGGTAATCACCGACAACACAAACACACTGTCTAGCAAGTCTCTGACCAATGACGTGTGCTCGGCATAAAACATGAGTGTCCGAATGAAGTACCACGTATAAATCACCACCAACAGGATGAACAGCAAGCTTCTCCATTTCTGCTTGAAATTGAGGTACGCGATCCACTTGAGATTGAAAGACAAAACAATGCCTATCAAAGCCAATATCACATACACCACCAAGAAAGAGGTGTCCTGATACGTATGTGTAAATAAATCGAAAGCAAGAGTAGACATCAAACAGTACTCGAATATCTGCCATGCCGCAAGTAAGGACTTAGATTTTTGATAGAGAATCAATCTCTTCCACACGACATACGTCGAGATCAAAAACCCAATAATCAACCCGAGAATGATGTGATAAAAGAAATTATTGATGAGGGCATTTTGGGCAAACTTGTGCGTCCCAAATAGAGTAAGGAAAAATTCAATAGCAAGTACAACCAATGTCGCAATAAGACCAAAGACGAAGACGCGCCAAAGCAATTCCACAAAATTGACGCTTTCCGCTTTGCCAATATTGTAGCGATAGAAAGTCAGTACAGAAATGATAAAGAAAGCCAAAAGCATGTTAGCCACAAAACCAGGCAAGCCAAACTCAATCTGGTTCTGCTCGCTAAATAGCGTCATCAAGTCTACTATTGTCAATAGAGACCAAAATACAGATCCGAAAATTACGCTGAGTCTAGTGATGCTTTTTTGTGATAGCATACAGGCTTATTAAGAATTTGAGGCAATTTAGTAAGAATTGTCAAATTGCCTCCCTTCTAAAAATAAGAAAGGCCTCATCAGAAATAATCTGACAAGGCCTCTGTTTTTTCTAGACAAAAACTATCGAGAGTAGTTTGGCGCCTCTCTCGTGATTTGAATATCATGCGGGTGAGATTCCGCCATTCCTGCTCCAGAGACTTTGACAAAACGAGCAGTTTTGAGCGCCTCAATATTGCCTGCTCCACAGTACCCCATACCTGCCTTCAAGCCTCCTGTCAACTGATACAGTACCTCTGCCACCATACCCTTGTATGGCACACGACCTACGATCCCTTCTGGAACCAACTTTTTGATGTCGTCCTCGGCATCTTGAAAATAGCGATCTTTCGAACCGTCTTCCATGGCTTCTACAGATCCCATCCCTCGGTATGTCTTAAATTTTCGTCCTTCGTAAATGATCACTTCACCTGGCGCCTCTTCGGTCCCTCCTAACAATGAACCAATCATGATGCAGTTGGCTCCTGCAGCGATGGCCTTGACAAAGTCTCCAGAAAATCGAATCCCTCCATCTGCGATGATAGGCACTCCCCGACCTTCGACTGCTTTGGCAGCTTCGTAGACAGCCGACAACTGTGGCATACCTACTCCTGCGATGATTCGCGTGGTACAGATACTCCCTGGTCCGACCCCAACTTTGATGGCATCAGCCCCTGCATCCGCTAGAGCCACAGCAGCCTCAGCCGTAGCAATATTGCCCACAATCACATCTAGATTTGGGAATTTCGCTTTGATTTTCTTGCACGTATCAATCACTCCTTTGGAGTGTCCGTGCGCCGTATCAATAGACACGACATCTACCCCTGCTTCGAGGAGTTTCTCTACTCGCTGCTCGATGTCTGGAGTGACTCCTACTGCTGCTCCGACTCTCAATCGACCAAACTCATCTTTACAAGCCATCGGCTTGTCGATATTTTTCAAAATATCCTTGTATGTGATCAACCCTGTCAGCACTCCTTTGTCATTGACAATGGGTAACTTCTCGATTTTGTGCTCTTGCAAAATCGCTTCAGCCCCTTTGAGACCTACACCATCGTTGGCCGTGATGACATTCTCACTGGTCATGACCTCTCTCACGCTCAGTTTTGGATTCTTTTGAAAACGCAAATCACGATTGGTCACGATACCAATCAATCTACGATCCTTATCGATGACTGGGATGCCGCCGATTTTATACTCCTTCATACAAGCCAACGCGTCCCCAATAGTGGCTGACTCAGGCAGAGTCACTGGATCGAGGATCATACCACTCTGTGATCGCTTGACCTTTCGCACTTGAGCCGCTTGTTGCTCAATTGTCATGTTTTTATGAATGATGCCAATACCGCCTTCCAACGCCATCGAAATAGCCAAAGCGGAATCCGTGACAGTATCCATCGCTGCAGAAACCAAAGGAATGTTTAATTTGATATTCTTTGTCAGATAAGTACTGGTATCAGTATCTCTTGGTAAGACCTCCGAATATCCTGGGAGAAGAAGCACATCATCATATGTGAGCGCCTCAAAAACGAGTTTAGAACTGTCGAAATGCATGGGCAAATAAGTGTTTTTATTTGCCGTGCAAAACTATTGTGTAAACATCTAATCGCGTCAATTTTCTCCCAATATTTTATCGTATAGACAATTATTTTTCGTCCTAAAACGATC
The DNA window shown above is from Reichenbachiella sp. 5M10 and carries:
- the guaB gene encoding IMP dehydrogenase yields the protein MHFDSSKLVFEALTYDDVLLLPGYSEVLPRDTDTSTYLTKNIKLNIPLVSAAMDTVTDSALAISMALEGGIGIIHKNMTIEQQAAQVRKVKRSQSGMILDPVTLPESATIGDALACMKEYKIGGIPVIDKDRRLIGIVTNRDLRFQKNPKLSVREVMTSENVITANDGVGLKGAEAILQEHKIEKLPIVNDKGVLTGLITYKDILKNIDKPMACKDEFGRLRVGAAVGVTPDIEQRVEKLLEAGVDVVSIDTAHGHSKGVIDTCKKIKAKFPNLDVIVGNIATAEAAVALADAGADAIKVGVGPGSICTTRIIAGVGMPQLSAVYEAAKAVEGRGVPIIADGGIRFSGDFVKAIAAGANCIMIGSLLGGTEEAPGEVIIYEGRKFKTYRGMGSVEAMEDGSKDRYFQDAEDDIKKLVPEGIVGRVPYKGMVAEVLYQLTGGLKAGMGYCGAGNIEALKTARFVKVSGAGMAESHPHDIQITREAPNYSR